A portion of the Megalobrama amblycephala isolate DHTTF-2021 linkage group LG23, ASM1881202v1, whole genome shotgun sequence genome contains these proteins:
- the elf1 gene encoding ETS-related transcription factor Elf-1 isoform X2, with protein MTTAVQSSELVFEFASNGMDEINQLDDPSVFPAVIVEQVPAADLMQVYSGLEADEVTNGIMVDAIQDVVEENIMGDVGLSETPVSGGEDNMETIEAAEALLNMESPNNILDEKRMIHTYGTMLESDLTYISLRPEQLSNGCMDGPLDEDTSSVDEIPQKNLSKPVRKSKVRKPRPVRPCSPITNPSLPLKKKSKEGKGNTIYLWEFLLALLQDKNTCPKYIKWTQREKGIFKLVDSKAVSKLWGKHKNKPDMNYETMGRALRYYYQRGILAKVEGQRLVYQFKEMPSDLVIIDEDDSQGDDASSGYGGHRSAPHGRAMGRGSSRAQGKSAQVKSVKREMSPGLNSNGKQAEQLLQTVHVLQPNQGAAVPAPTHSLRTINMPGSVPMVLTSGAQGGGSVTLQTLPLSSVLTNGDSSTHTSPPRVILHTVPSSSPGGKDVLTIQTASLTTDSIQHQQLLMSTLASSSGGVTTPQQAGSLNGITRLVTLNANGQPVVAQQPGTVIATVLKPSEVQGLQVKEEILDPHYLQSLVNSNPSLASFCKEELEEGVAELSYRTVIINSAGQELGHTLNGHSDVGSQLASSPSEGLTPVEELEVRGEVALHPEPADKELLEGSQGLQELPVTMQIPASHFIQVKAEPAET; from the exons ATGACCACTGCGGTCCAGTCCAGCGAGCTTGTCTTTGAGTTCGCCAGCAATGGGATGGATGAAATCAATCAG CTGGACGACCCTTCAGTGTTCCCGGCGGTGATTGTGGAGCAGGTGCCCGCTGCCGACCTCATGCAGGTGTACTCTGGACTGGAGGCAGATGAGGTGACTAATGGCATCATGGTAGACGCTATTCAGGATGTGGTGGAAGAGAACATCATGGGAGATGTGGGGCTCTCTG AGACCCCTGTCTCAGGCGGAGAGGACAATATGGAGACCATCGAGGCGGCTGAGGCCCTGCTGAACATGGAATCTCCCAATAACATCCTGGATGAGAAACGCATGA TTCACACATATGGGACTATGCTGGAATCAGACCTGACCTACATTTCTCTGCGTCCAGAGCAGCTCTCAAATGGCTGCATGGATGGTCCCCTGGATGAGGACACGTCCTCTGTGGATGAAATCCCTCAAAAGAACCTTTCCAAGCCTGTCAGGAAAAGCAAAG TGCGCAAACCGAGACCAGTACGGCCCTGCTCTCCCATCACCAATCCAAGTCTCCCGCTTAAGAAGAAGAGCAAAGAGGGCAAAG GTAACACTATCTACCTGTGGGAGTTCCTCCTGGCCTTGCTGCAAGACAAAAACACCTGTCCCAAATACATCAAATGGACGCAGAGAGAGAAGGGCATTTTTAAGCTGGTGGACTCCAAGGCTGTTTCCAAGTTGTGGGGCAAGCACAAAAACAAGCCTGATATGAACTACGAAACCATGGGCAGAGCGCTCAG GTACTATTACCAGAGGGGTATACTGGCGAAGGTTGAAGGACAGAGGCTTGTTTACCAGTTTAAGGAGATGCCCTCAGATCTGGTTATTATTGATGAGGACGATAGCCAAGGGGACGACGCTAGTTCTGGCTATGGAGGGCACAGGTCTGCTCCTCATGGACGGGCAATGGGCCGCGGTTCATCGCGTGCGCAGGGGAAGAGCGCGCAGGTAAAGTCAGTGAAGAGAGAGATGAGTCCCGGTCTGAACAGCAATGGAAAACAAGCAGAACAGCTGCTGCAAACCGTCCATGTTCTTCAGCCAAATCAAGGAGCTGCTGTCCCAGCACCTACACACTCCTTAAg gaCTATAAATATGCCAGGCTCAGTTCCTATGGTCCTCACGTCAGGAGCTCAAGGAGGAGGTTCAGTCACCCTGCAGACCCTTCCGCTGTCTTCTGTTCTGACCAATGGGGATTCCTCCACTCATACCTCACCGCCTCGGGTCATTCTCCACACTGTGCCTTCCTCCAGCCCCGGGGGTAAAGATGTGCTCACCATCCAGACTGCCTCTCTGACGACAGACAGCATCCAGCACCAGCAGCTCCTCATGTCCACTCTGGCCTCATCCAGTGGAGGGGTCACCACACCACAGCAAGCTGGGTCTCTTAACGGCATCACCCGCTTGGTCACCCTCAATGCCAACGGGCAGCCCGTAGTGGCCCAGCAGCCTGGAACGGTCATCGCCACTGTCCTGAAGCCCAGTGAAGTTCAAGGCCTGCAGGTGAAGGAGGAGATCCTAGACCCACATTACCTCCAGTCTCTGGTCAACAGCAACCCTAGCCTGGCCTCATTCTGCAAAGAGGAGCTCGAGGAAGGAGTGGCGGAGCTGAGCTACAGAACTGTGATCATCAACAGTGCAGGACAGGAGCTGGGCCACACCCTCAACGGACACTCAGACGTGGGCTCGCAGCTGGCCAGCAGCCCCAGTGAGGGCCTCACCCCTGTGGAAGAGCTGGAAGTGAGGGGAGAAGTGGCTCTGCATCCAGAGCCTGCGGACAAAGAGCTGTTGGAGGGCTCTCAAGGTCTGCAGGAACTGCCGGTCACCATGCAGATACCTGCCTCCCACTTTATCCAGGTAAAAGCGGAGCCGGCTGAGACCTAA
- the elf1 gene encoding ETS-related transcription factor Elf-1 isoform X1 — translation MTTAVQSSELVFEFASNGMDEINQLDDPSVFPAVIVEQVPAADLMQVYSGLEADEVTNGIMVDAIQDVVEENIMGDVGLSVETPVSGGEDNMETIEAAEALLNMESPNNILDEKRMIHTYGTMLESDLTYISLRPEQLSNGCMDGPLDEDTSSVDEIPQKNLSKPVRKSKVRKPRPVRPCSPITNPSLPLKKKSKEGKGNTIYLWEFLLALLQDKNTCPKYIKWTQREKGIFKLVDSKAVSKLWGKHKNKPDMNYETMGRALRYYYQRGILAKVEGQRLVYQFKEMPSDLVIIDEDDSQGDDASSGYGGHRSAPHGRAMGRGSSRAQGKSAQVKSVKREMSPGLNSNGKQAEQLLQTVHVLQPNQGAAVPAPTHSLRTINMPGSVPMVLTSGAQGGGSVTLQTLPLSSVLTNGDSSTHTSPPRVILHTVPSSSPGGKDVLTIQTASLTTDSIQHQQLLMSTLASSSGGVTTPQQAGSLNGITRLVTLNANGQPVVAQQPGTVIATVLKPSEVQGLQVKEEILDPHYLQSLVNSNPSLASFCKEELEEGVAELSYRTVIINSAGQELGHTLNGHSDVGSQLASSPSEGLTPVEELEVRGEVALHPEPADKELLEGSQGLQELPVTMQIPASHFIQVKAEPAET, via the exons ATGACCACTGCGGTCCAGTCCAGCGAGCTTGTCTTTGAGTTCGCCAGCAATGGGATGGATGAAATCAATCAG CTGGACGACCCTTCAGTGTTCCCGGCGGTGATTGTGGAGCAGGTGCCCGCTGCCGACCTCATGCAGGTGTACTCTGGACTGGAGGCAGATGAGGTGACTAATGGCATCATGGTAGACGCTATTCAGGATGTGGTGGAAGAGAACATCATGGGAGATGTGGGGCTCTCTG TAGAGACCCCTGTCTCAGGCGGAGAGGACAATATGGAGACCATCGAGGCGGCTGAGGCCCTGCTGAACATGGAATCTCCCAATAACATCCTGGATGAGAAACGCATGA TTCACACATATGGGACTATGCTGGAATCAGACCTGACCTACATTTCTCTGCGTCCAGAGCAGCTCTCAAATGGCTGCATGGATGGTCCCCTGGATGAGGACACGTCCTCTGTGGATGAAATCCCTCAAAAGAACCTTTCCAAGCCTGTCAGGAAAAGCAAAG TGCGCAAACCGAGACCAGTACGGCCCTGCTCTCCCATCACCAATCCAAGTCTCCCGCTTAAGAAGAAGAGCAAAGAGGGCAAAG GTAACACTATCTACCTGTGGGAGTTCCTCCTGGCCTTGCTGCAAGACAAAAACACCTGTCCCAAATACATCAAATGGACGCAGAGAGAGAAGGGCATTTTTAAGCTGGTGGACTCCAAGGCTGTTTCCAAGTTGTGGGGCAAGCACAAAAACAAGCCTGATATGAACTACGAAACCATGGGCAGAGCGCTCAG GTACTATTACCAGAGGGGTATACTGGCGAAGGTTGAAGGACAGAGGCTTGTTTACCAGTTTAAGGAGATGCCCTCAGATCTGGTTATTATTGATGAGGACGATAGCCAAGGGGACGACGCTAGTTCTGGCTATGGAGGGCACAGGTCTGCTCCTCATGGACGGGCAATGGGCCGCGGTTCATCGCGTGCGCAGGGGAAGAGCGCGCAGGTAAAGTCAGTGAAGAGAGAGATGAGTCCCGGTCTGAACAGCAATGGAAAACAAGCAGAACAGCTGCTGCAAACCGTCCATGTTCTTCAGCCAAATCAAGGAGCTGCTGTCCCAGCACCTACACACTCCTTAAg gaCTATAAATATGCCAGGCTCAGTTCCTATGGTCCTCACGTCAGGAGCTCAAGGAGGAGGTTCAGTCACCCTGCAGACCCTTCCGCTGTCTTCTGTTCTGACCAATGGGGATTCCTCCACTCATACCTCACCGCCTCGGGTCATTCTCCACACTGTGCCTTCCTCCAGCCCCGGGGGTAAAGATGTGCTCACCATCCAGACTGCCTCTCTGACGACAGACAGCATCCAGCACCAGCAGCTCCTCATGTCCACTCTGGCCTCATCCAGTGGAGGGGTCACCACACCACAGCAAGCTGGGTCTCTTAACGGCATCACCCGCTTGGTCACCCTCAATGCCAACGGGCAGCCCGTAGTGGCCCAGCAGCCTGGAACGGTCATCGCCACTGTCCTGAAGCCCAGTGAAGTTCAAGGCCTGCAGGTGAAGGAGGAGATCCTAGACCCACATTACCTCCAGTCTCTGGTCAACAGCAACCCTAGCCTGGCCTCATTCTGCAAAGAGGAGCTCGAGGAAGGAGTGGCGGAGCTGAGCTACAGAACTGTGATCATCAACAGTGCAGGACAGGAGCTGGGCCACACCCTCAACGGACACTCAGACGTGGGCTCGCAGCTGGCCAGCAGCCCCAGTGAGGGCCTCACCCCTGTGGAAGAGCTGGAAGTGAGGGGAGAAGTGGCTCTGCATCCAGAGCCTGCGGACAAAGAGCTGTTGGAGGGCTCTCAAGGTCTGCAGGAACTGCCGGTCACCATGCAGATACCTGCCTCCCACTTTATCCAGGTAAAAGCGGAGCCGGCTGAGACCTAA